One part of the Arabidopsis thaliana chromosome 1 sequence genome encodes these proteins:
- a CDS encoding Toll-Interleukin-Resistance (TIR) domain family protein: protein MTILSLANDDFHRVFLSFRGDQLRYSFVSHLLDAFERHGILCFVDKDELRGKTMTNLFVRIKESKIALVIFSSRYAESSWCMDELVKMKKRADKGKLQVIPIFYKVRARDVRGQTGEFGETFWALARTSRGDQIMEWKEALECISNKMGLSLGDKRYS, encoded by the exons ATGACGATTTTGTCTCTCGCCAATGACGACTTCCATCGAGTATTCCTCAGTTTCCGAGGAGATCAGTTGCGCTACAGCTTTGTCAGCCACCTTCTTGACGCCTTTGAGAGACATGGAATCTTGTGTTTTGTAGACAAAGACGAGCTAAGGGGAAAAACCATGACAAACCTTTTTGTAAGGATTAAAGAGTCGAAGATCGCACTAGTTATCTTCTCTAGTAG GTATGCGGAGTCGAGTTGGTGCATGGATGAGCtggtgaagatgaagaaacgtGCGGATAAAGGAAAGCTCCAAGTCATTCCCATCTTCTACAAGGTTAGGGCAAGAGATGTGAGAGGACAGACCGGTGAGTTTGGTGAAACGTTTTGGGCGCTTGCAAGAACTTCTCGAGGAGATCAGATCATGGAGTGGAAGGAAGCGCTAGAGTGTATTTCCAACAAGATGGGCCTGTCCTTGGGAGACAAAAGGTACTCCTAG
- a CDS encoding Toll-Interleukin-Resistance (TIR) domain family protein (Toll-Interleukin-Resistance (TIR) domain family protein; FUNCTIONS IN: transmembrane receptor activity; INVOLVED IN: signal transduction, defense response, innate immune response; LOCATED IN: intrinsic to membrane; EXPRESSED IN: leaf lamina base, leaf whorl, leaf; EXPRESSED DURING: LP.06 six leaves visible, LP.10 ten leaves visible, LP.02 two leaves visible, LP.08 eight leaves visible, LP.12 twelve leaves visible; CONTAINS InterPro DOMAIN/s: Toll-Interleukin receptor (InterPro:IPR000157); BEST Arabidopsis thaliana protein match is: Toll-Interleukin-Resistance (TIR) domain family protein (TAIR:AT2G03300.1); Has 1638 Blast hits to 1578 proteins in 43 species: Archae - 0; Bacteria - 0; Metazoa - 0; Fungi - 0; Plants - 1638; Viruses - 0; Other Eukaryotes - 0 (source: NCBI BLink).), whose translation MEQGKKSERSMKKKQRRRWKKREKTREDVNKDKDELRGKTMTNLFVRIKESKIALVIFSSRYAESSWCMDELVKMKKRADKGKLQVIPIFYKVRARDVRGQTGEFGETFWALARTSRGDQIMEWKEALECISNKMGLSLGDKRYS comes from the exons ATGGagcaaggaaaaaaatcagaaagatctatgaagaagaagcaacgaagaagatggaagaagagagagaaaactagAGAAGATGTAAACAAGG ACAAAGACGAGCTAAGGGGAAAAACCATGACAAACCTTTTTGTAAGGATTAAAGAGTCGAAGATCGCACTAGTTATCTTCTCTAGTAG GTATGCGGAGTCGAGTTGGTGCATGGATGAGCtggtgaagatgaagaaacgtGCGGATAAAGGAAAGCTCCAAGTCATTCCCATCTTCTACAAGGTTAGGGCAAGAGATGTGAGAGGACAGACCGGTGAGTTTGGTGAAACGTTTTGGGCGCTTGCAAGAACTTCTCGAGGAGATCAGATCATGGAGTGGAAGGAAGCGCTAGAGTGTATTTCCAACAAGATGGGCCTGTCCTTGGGAGACAAAAGGTACTCCTAG
- a CDS encoding Toll-Interleukin-Resistance (TIR) domain family protein (Toll-Interleukin-Resistance (TIR) domain family protein; FUNCTIONS IN: transmembrane receptor activity; INVOLVED IN: signal transduction, defense response, innate immune response; LOCATED IN: intrinsic to membrane; EXPRESSED IN: leaf lamina base, leaf whorl, leaf; EXPRESSED DURING: LP.06 six leaves visible, LP.10 ten leaves visible, LP.02 two leaves visible, LP.08 eight leaves visible, LP.12 twelve leaves visible; CONTAINS InterPro DOMAIN/s: Toll-Interleukin receptor (InterPro:IPR000157); BEST Arabidopsis thaliana protein match is: Toll-Interleukin-Resistance (TIR) domain family protein (TAIR:AT2G03300.1); Has 1603 Blast hits to 1538 proteins in 50 species: Archae - 0; Bacteria - 6; Metazoa - 2; Fungi - 0; Plants - 1595; Viruses - 0; Other Eukaryotes - 0 (source: NCBI BLink).), translating to MTILSLANDDFHRVFLSFRGDQLRYSFVSHLLDAFERHGILCFVDKDELRGKTMTNLFVRIKESKIALVIFSSRYAESSWCMDELVKMKKRADKGKLQVIPIFYKVRARDVRGQTGEFGETFWALARTSRGDQIMEWKEALECISNKMGLSLGDKSSEADFIKEIVKEVKRVVAEIGCQATENHQCINFLPN from the exons ATGACGATTTTGTCTCTCGCCAATGACGACTTCCATCGAGTATTCCTCAGTTTCCGAGGAGATCAGTTGCGCTACAGCTTTGTCAGCCACCTTCTTGACGCCTTTGAGAGACATGGAATCTTGTGTTTTGTAGACAAAGACGAGCTAAGGGGAAAAACCATGACAAACCTTTTTGTAAGGATTAAAGAGTCGAAGATCGCACTAGTTATCTTCTCTAGTAG GTATGCGGAGTCGAGTTGGTGCATGGATGAGCtggtgaagatgaagaaacgtGCGGATAAAGGAAAGCTCCAAGTCATTCCCATCTTCTACAAGGTTAGGGCAAGAGATGTGAGAGGACAGACCGGTGAGTTTGGTGAAACGTTTTGGGCGCTTGCAAGAACTTCTCGAGGAGATCAGATCATGGAGTGGAAGGAAGCGCTAGAGTGTATTTCCAACAAGATGGGCCTGTCCTTGGGAGACAAAAG TTCAGAAGCTGATTTTATCAAGGAAATTGTTAAAGAGGTTAAGAGAGTTGTAGCCGAAATTGGATGCCAGGCCACAGAAAACCATCAATGTATCAATTTTCTCCCGAATTAG